From a region of the Vulpes vulpes isolate BD-2025 unplaced genomic scaffold, VulVul3 u000000697, whole genome shotgun sequence genome:
- the ITGA7 gene encoding integrin alpha-7 isoform X6 gives MQKESKENQWLGVSVRSQGPGGKIVTCAHRYEARQRVDQILETRDVIGRCFVLSQDLAVHDELDGGEWKFCEGRPQGHEQFGFCQQGTAAAFSPDSHYLLFGAPGTYNWKGTARVELCAQGSVDLAHLDDGPYEAGGEKEQDPRLIPVPANSYFGLLFVTNIDSSDPDQLVYKTLDPADRLPGPAGDLALNSYLGFSIDSGKGLVRAEELSFVAGAPRANHKGAVVILRKDSASRLVPEVMLSGERLTSGFGYSLAVADLNNDGWTDLVVGAPYFFERQEELGGAVYVYLNQGGHWAGVSPLRLCGSPDSMFGISLAVLGDLNQDGFADIAVGAPFDGDGKVFIYHGSSLGVVVKPSQVLEGEAVGVKSFGYSLSGGLDVDGNHYPDLLVGSLADTAVLFRARPVLQVSHEVFIAPRAIDLEQPNCAAGHLVCVDLRVCFSYIATPSSYSPIVALDYVLDGDTDRRLRGQIPRVTFLSRGPDDPKHQSSGTVWLKHQHDRVCGDTMFQLQENVKDKLRAIVVTLSYNLQTPRLRRQAPGQGLPAVTPILNAHQSSTQRAEIHFLKQGCGEDKVCQSNLQLVRARFCARVSDSEFQPLPMDADGTTALFALSGQPVIGLELTVTNLPSDPAQPQADGDDAHEAQLLVTLPASLHYSGVRALDPAEKPLCVSNENASHVECELGNPMKRGAQVTFYLILSTSGITIETTELEVELLLATISEQELHPISVRARVFIELPLSIAGVAVPQQLFFSGVVRGESAMKSERDIGSKVKYEVTVSNQGQSLNTLGSAFLNIMWPHEIANGKWLLYPMRVELEGGQGPRRKGLCSPRPNILHLDVDSRDRRRRELEQPKQEEHPEHLEPSTSWWPVSSAEKKKNITLDCARGTANCVVFSCPLYSFDRAAVLHVWGRLWNSTFLEEYSAVKSLEVTVRANITMKSSIKNLVLRDASTVIPVMVYLDPVAVVAEGVPWWVILLAVLAGLLVLALLVLLMWKMGFFKRARYPEATVPQYHAVKIPREDRQQFKEEKTGTILRNNWGSPRREGPDAHPILAADGHPEPGSDGHPMSSTA, from the exons ATGCAGAAGGAGAGCAAGGAGAACCAGTGGTTGGGAGTCAGCGTTCGGAGTCAGGGACCTGGGGGGAAGATTGTC ACCTGCGCTCACCGGTACGAGGCGCGGCAGCGAGTGGaccagatcctggagaccagggatgtgATCGGCCGCTGCTTCGTGCTGAGCCAAGACCTGGCCGTCCACGATGAGCTGGATGGCGGGGAGTGGAAGTTCTGTGAGGGGCGCCCCCAGGGCCACGAACAGTTTGGGTTCTGCCAGCAGGGCACAGCTGCCGCCTTCTCCCCCGACAGCCACTACCTCCTCTTTGGGGCCCCCGGAACCTATAACTGGAAGG GCACCGCCAGGGTGGAGCTCTGTGCGCAGGGCTCGGTGGACCTGGCGCACCTGGACGACGGGCCCTACGAGGCggggggagagaaggagcaggacCCCCGCCTCATCCCGGTCCCTGCCAACAGCTACTTTG GGTTGCTCTTTGTGACCAACATTGATAGCTCAGACCCTGACCAGCTGGTGTATAAAACTTTGGATCCCGCTGACCGGCTCCCAGGACCAGCCGGAGACTTGGCCCTGAATAGCTACTTAG GTTTCTCCATTGACTCGGGGAAGGGTCTGGTGCGTGCAGAGGAGCTGAGCTTTGTGGCAGGGGCCCCCCGTGCCAACCACAAGGGAGCTGTGGTCATTCTGCGCAAAGACAGCGCCAGCCGCCTGGTGCCCGAAGTCATGCTGTCTGGGGAGCGCCTGACATCTGGCTTCGGCTACTCACTGGCTGTGGCCGATCTCAACAACGATGG CTGGACAGACCTGGTAGTGGGTGCCCCCTACTTCTTTGAGCGCCAAGAAGAGCTGGGGGGTGCTGTCTATGTGTACCTGAACCAGGGAGGTCACTGGGCTGGGGTGTCCCCTCTCCGGCTGTGTGGTTCCCCTGACTCCATGTTCGGGATCAGCCTGGCTGTCTTGGGAGACCTCAACCAAGACGGCTTTGCAG ATATTGCTGTGGGGGCTCCCTTTGATGGGGATGGGAAAGTCTTTATCTACCATGGGAGCAGCCTAGGGGTTGTCGTCAAACCTTCCCAG GTGCTGGAGGGTGAGGCTGTGGGTGTAAAGAGCTTTGGCTATTCCCTGTCGGGTGGCCTGGATGTGGATGGGAACCATTACCCGGACCTGCTGGTTGGCTCCCTGGCCGACACTGCTGTGCTCTTCAG GGCCAGACCCGTCCTTCAGGTCTCCCATGAGGTCTTCATTGCTCCCCGAGCCATTGACCTGGAGCAGCCCAACTGCGCTGCTGGCCACTTGGTCTG TGTGGACCTGAGGGTCTGTTTCAGCTACATCGCAACACCCAGCAGCTACAGCCCTATTGTGG CCCTGGATTATGTGTTAGATGGGGACACGGACAGGAGGCTCCGGGGCCAGATCCCCCGTGTGACCTTCCTGAGCCGTGGCCCAGACGACCCCAAGCACCAGTCTTCAGGCACTGTGTGGCTGAAGCACCAGCATGACCGAGTCTGTGGAGACACCATGTTCCAGCTACAG GAGAATGTCAAAGACAAGCTTCGGGCCATTGTGGTGACTCTGTCCTACAATCTTCAGACCCCGCGGCTCCGACGACAGGCTCCTGGCCAGGGGCTGCCCGCAGTGACCCCCATCCTCAATGCTCACCAGTCCAGCACACAGCGGGCAGAG ATCCACTTCCTGAAGCAAGGCTGCGGCGAGGACAAGGTCTGCCAGAGCAATCTGCAGCTGGTCCGGGCCCGGTTCTGCGCCCGGGTCAGCGACTCGGAGTTCCAGCCTCTGCCCAT GGATGCGGACGGGACAACAGCCCTGTTTGCCCTGAGTGGGCAGCCCGTCATTGGCCTGGAGCTCACGGTCACCAACCTGCCCTCGGatccagcccagccccaggctgATGGGGATGATGCTCATGAAGCCCAGCTTCTGGtcaccctccctgcctctctgcacTACTCAGGAGTCCGAGCCCTGGACCCTGCG GAGAAGCCGCTCTGCGTGTCCAACGAGAATGCCTCCCATGTGGAGTGCGAGCTGGGGAACCCCATGAAGAGAGGTGCTCAG GTCACTTTTTACCTCATCCTTAGCACCTCAGGGATCACTATTGAGACCACAGAGCTGGAAGTGGAGCTGCTGTTGGCCAC GATCAGTGAGCAGGAGCTGCACCCCATCTCCGTCCGAGCGCGTGTCTTCATTGAGCTGCCACTGTCCATTGCAGG GGTGGCTGTTCCCCAGCAGCTCTTCTTCTCTGGTGTGGTGCGCGGTGAGAGCGCCATGAAGTCTGAGCGGGATATAGGCAGCAAGGTCAAGTATGAGGTCACG GTCTCCAACCAAGGCCAGTCACTTAACACCCTGGGCTCTGCCTTCCTCAACATCATGTGGCCCCATGAGATTGCCAATGGGAAGTGGCTGCTGTACCCCATGCGAGTGGAGCTGGAGGGCGGGCAGGGGCCCAGGCGGAAGGGTCTCTGTTCCCCAAGGCCCAACATCCTCCATCTG GATGTGGACAGCAGGGATAGGAGGCGGCGGGAACTGGAGCAGCCCAAGCAGGAGGAGCATCCTGAGCATCTGGAGCCCAGCACATCCTGGTGGCCAGTGTCCTCTgctgagaagaagaaaaacatcacCCTG GACTGTGCCCGGGGCACTGCCAACTGTGTGGTGTTCAGCTGCCCTCTATATAGCTTTGACCGCGCCGCTGTGCTGCATGTGTGGGGCCGCCTCTGGAACAGCACTTTCTTGGAG GAGTACTCAGCTGTGAAGTCCCTGGAAGTGACTGTCCGAGCCAATATCACCATGAAGTCATCTATCAAGAACTTGGTGCTTAGAGATGCCTCCACAGTG ATCCCAGTGATGGTTTACCTGGACCCCGTGGCTGTGGTGGCAGAAGGAGTCCCCTGGTGGGTCATCCTCCTGGCTGTGCTGGCGGGACTACTGGTGCTGGCGCTGCTGGTGCTGCTCATGTGGAAG ATGGGATTCTTCAAGCGGGCACGGTACCCCGAGGCCACTGTGCCCCAGTACCACGCGGTGAAGATCCCGCGGGAAGACCGGCAGCAGTTCAAGGAGGAGAAGACAGGCACCATTCTGAGGAACAACTGGGGCAGCCCCCGCCGGGAGGGCCCCGATGCACACCCCATCCTGGCTGCAGATGGGCACCCTGAGCCAGGCTCCGATGGGCATCCCATGTCAAGCACCGCCTAG
- the ITGA7 gene encoding integrin alpha-7 isoform X4, whose product MAGARGRGPWGAPGIRCLLGSLLAALLAPGAVAFNLDVTGALRKEGEPGSLFGFSVALHRQLQPRPQSWLLVGAPQALALPGQQANRTGGLFACPLSLEETDCYRVDIDRGADMQKESKENQWLGVSVRSQGPGGKIVTCAHRYEARQRVDQILETRDVIGRCFVLSQDLAVHDELDGGEWKFCEGRPQGHEQFGFCQQGTAAAFSPDSHYLLFGAPGTYNWKGLLFVTNIDSSDPDQLVYKTLDPADRLPGPAGDLALNSYLGFSIDSGKGLVRAEELSFVAGAPRANHKGAVVILRKDSASRLVPEVMLSGERLTSGFGYSLAVADLNNDGWTDLVVGAPYFFERQEELGGAVYVYLNQGGHWAGVSPLRLCGSPDSMFGISLAVLGDLNQDGFADIAVGAPFDGDGKVFIYHGSSLGVVVKPSQVLEGEAVGVKSFGYSLSGGLDVDGNHYPDLLVGSLADTAVLFRARPVLQVSHEVFIAPRAIDLEQPNCAAGHLVCVDLRVCFSYIATPSSYSPIVALDYVLDGDTDRRLRGQIPRVTFLSRGPDDPKHQSSGTVWLKHQHDRVCGDTMFQLQENVKDKLRAIVVTLSYNLQTPRLRRQAPGQGLPAVTPILNAHQSSTQRAEIHFLKQGCGEDKVCQSNLQLVRARFCARVSDSEFQPLPMDADGTTALFALSGQPVIGLELTVTNLPSDPAQPQADGDDAHEAQLLVTLPASLHYSGVRALDPAEKPLCVSNENASHVECELGNPMKRGAQVTFYLILSTSGITIETTELEVELLLATISEQELHPISVRARVFIELPLSIAGVAVPQQLFFSGVVRGESAMKSERDIGSKVKYEVTVSNQGQSLNTLGSAFLNIMWPHEIANGKWLLYPMRVELEGGQGPRRKGLCSPRPNILHLDVDSRDRRRRELEQPKQEEHPEHLEPSTSWWPVSSAEKKKNITLDCARGTANCVVFSCPLYSFDRAAVLHVWGRLWNSTFLEEYSAVKSLEVTVRANITMKSSIKNLVLRDASTVIPVMVYLDPVAVVAEGVPWWVILLAVLAGLLVLALLVLLMWKMGFFKRARYPEATVPQYHAVKIPREDRQQFKEEKTGTILRNNWGSPRREGPDAHPILAADGHPEPGSDGHPMSSTA is encoded by the exons ATGGCCGGGGCTCGGGGCCGTGGTCCCTGGGGGGCCCCCGGGATCCGGTGCCTTCTCGGCTCCCTGCTGGCCGCGCTGCTCGCCCCGGGGGCTGTCGCCTTCAATCTGGACGTGACGGGCGCCCTGCGCAAGGAGGGCGAGCCGGGGAGCCTCTTCGGCTTCTCGGTGGCTCTGCACCGGCAGCTGCAGCCCCGACCCCAGAGCTG GCTGCTGGTGGGTGCTCCGCAGGCCCTGGCTCTGCCTGGGCAGCAGGCGAATCGCACTGGAGGCCTCTTTGCTTGCCCCCTGAGCCTGGAAGAGACTGACTGCTACAGAGTGGACATCGACCGTGGAG CTGATATGCAGAAGGAGAGCAAGGAGAACCAGTGGTTGGGAGTCAGCGTTCGGAGTCAGGGACCTGGGGGGAAGATTGTC ACCTGCGCTCACCGGTACGAGGCGCGGCAGCGAGTGGaccagatcctggagaccagggatgtgATCGGCCGCTGCTTCGTGCTGAGCCAAGACCTGGCCGTCCACGATGAGCTGGATGGCGGGGAGTGGAAGTTCTGTGAGGGGCGCCCCCAGGGCCACGAACAGTTTGGGTTCTGCCAGCAGGGCACAGCTGCCGCCTTCTCCCCCGACAGCCACTACCTCCTCTTTGGGGCCCCCGGAACCTATAACTGGAAGG GGTTGCTCTTTGTGACCAACATTGATAGCTCAGACCCTGACCAGCTGGTGTATAAAACTTTGGATCCCGCTGACCGGCTCCCAGGACCAGCCGGAGACTTGGCCCTGAATAGCTACTTAG GTTTCTCCATTGACTCGGGGAAGGGTCTGGTGCGTGCAGAGGAGCTGAGCTTTGTGGCAGGGGCCCCCCGTGCCAACCACAAGGGAGCTGTGGTCATTCTGCGCAAAGACAGCGCCAGCCGCCTGGTGCCCGAAGTCATGCTGTCTGGGGAGCGCCTGACATCTGGCTTCGGCTACTCACTGGCTGTGGCCGATCTCAACAACGATGG CTGGACAGACCTGGTAGTGGGTGCCCCCTACTTCTTTGAGCGCCAAGAAGAGCTGGGGGGTGCTGTCTATGTGTACCTGAACCAGGGAGGTCACTGGGCTGGGGTGTCCCCTCTCCGGCTGTGTGGTTCCCCTGACTCCATGTTCGGGATCAGCCTGGCTGTCTTGGGAGACCTCAACCAAGACGGCTTTGCAG ATATTGCTGTGGGGGCTCCCTTTGATGGGGATGGGAAAGTCTTTATCTACCATGGGAGCAGCCTAGGGGTTGTCGTCAAACCTTCCCAG GTGCTGGAGGGTGAGGCTGTGGGTGTAAAGAGCTTTGGCTATTCCCTGTCGGGTGGCCTGGATGTGGATGGGAACCATTACCCGGACCTGCTGGTTGGCTCCCTGGCCGACACTGCTGTGCTCTTCAG GGCCAGACCCGTCCTTCAGGTCTCCCATGAGGTCTTCATTGCTCCCCGAGCCATTGACCTGGAGCAGCCCAACTGCGCTGCTGGCCACTTGGTCTG TGTGGACCTGAGGGTCTGTTTCAGCTACATCGCAACACCCAGCAGCTACAGCCCTATTGTGG CCCTGGATTATGTGTTAGATGGGGACACGGACAGGAGGCTCCGGGGCCAGATCCCCCGTGTGACCTTCCTGAGCCGTGGCCCAGACGACCCCAAGCACCAGTCTTCAGGCACTGTGTGGCTGAAGCACCAGCATGACCGAGTCTGTGGAGACACCATGTTCCAGCTACAG GAGAATGTCAAAGACAAGCTTCGGGCCATTGTGGTGACTCTGTCCTACAATCTTCAGACCCCGCGGCTCCGACGACAGGCTCCTGGCCAGGGGCTGCCCGCAGTGACCCCCATCCTCAATGCTCACCAGTCCAGCACACAGCGGGCAGAG ATCCACTTCCTGAAGCAAGGCTGCGGCGAGGACAAGGTCTGCCAGAGCAATCTGCAGCTGGTCCGGGCCCGGTTCTGCGCCCGGGTCAGCGACTCGGAGTTCCAGCCTCTGCCCAT GGATGCGGACGGGACAACAGCCCTGTTTGCCCTGAGTGGGCAGCCCGTCATTGGCCTGGAGCTCACGGTCACCAACCTGCCCTCGGatccagcccagccccaggctgATGGGGATGATGCTCATGAAGCCCAGCTTCTGGtcaccctccctgcctctctgcacTACTCAGGAGTCCGAGCCCTGGACCCTGCG GAGAAGCCGCTCTGCGTGTCCAACGAGAATGCCTCCCATGTGGAGTGCGAGCTGGGGAACCCCATGAAGAGAGGTGCTCAG GTCACTTTTTACCTCATCCTTAGCACCTCAGGGATCACTATTGAGACCACAGAGCTGGAAGTGGAGCTGCTGTTGGCCAC GATCAGTGAGCAGGAGCTGCACCCCATCTCCGTCCGAGCGCGTGTCTTCATTGAGCTGCCACTGTCCATTGCAGG GGTGGCTGTTCCCCAGCAGCTCTTCTTCTCTGGTGTGGTGCGCGGTGAGAGCGCCATGAAGTCTGAGCGGGATATAGGCAGCAAGGTCAAGTATGAGGTCACG GTCTCCAACCAAGGCCAGTCACTTAACACCCTGGGCTCTGCCTTCCTCAACATCATGTGGCCCCATGAGATTGCCAATGGGAAGTGGCTGCTGTACCCCATGCGAGTGGAGCTGGAGGGCGGGCAGGGGCCCAGGCGGAAGGGTCTCTGTTCCCCAAGGCCCAACATCCTCCATCTG GATGTGGACAGCAGGGATAGGAGGCGGCGGGAACTGGAGCAGCCCAAGCAGGAGGAGCATCCTGAGCATCTGGAGCCCAGCACATCCTGGTGGCCAGTGTCCTCTgctgagaagaagaaaaacatcacCCTG GACTGTGCCCGGGGCACTGCCAACTGTGTGGTGTTCAGCTGCCCTCTATATAGCTTTGACCGCGCCGCTGTGCTGCATGTGTGGGGCCGCCTCTGGAACAGCACTTTCTTGGAG GAGTACTCAGCTGTGAAGTCCCTGGAAGTGACTGTCCGAGCCAATATCACCATGAAGTCATCTATCAAGAACTTGGTGCTTAGAGATGCCTCCACAGTG ATCCCAGTGATGGTTTACCTGGACCCCGTGGCTGTGGTGGCAGAAGGAGTCCCCTGGTGGGTCATCCTCCTGGCTGTGCTGGCGGGACTACTGGTGCTGGCGCTGCTGGTGCTGCTCATGTGGAAG ATGGGATTCTTCAAGCGGGCACGGTACCCCGAGGCCACTGTGCCCCAGTACCACGCGGTGAAGATCCCGCGGGAAGACCGGCAGCAGTTCAAGGAGGAGAAGACAGGCACCATTCTGAGGAACAACTGGGGCAGCCCCCGCCGGGAGGGCCCCGATGCACACCCCATCCTGGCTGCAGATGGGCACCCTGAGCCAGGCTCCGATGGGCATCCCATGTCAAGCACCGCCTAG
- the ITGA7 gene encoding integrin alpha-7 isoform X8, translated as MQKESKENQWLGVSVRSQGPGGKIVTCAHRYEARQRVDQILETRDVIGRCFVLSQDLAVHDELDGGEWKFCEGRPQGHEQFGFCQQGTAAAFSPDSHYLLFGAPGTYNWKGLLFVTNIDSSDPDQLVYKTLDPADRLPGPAGDLALNSYLGFSIDSGKGLVRAEELSFVAGAPRANHKGAVVILRKDSASRLVPEVMLSGERLTSGFGYSLAVADLNNDGWTDLVVGAPYFFERQEELGGAVYVYLNQGGHWAGVSPLRLCGSPDSMFGISLAVLGDLNQDGFADIAVGAPFDGDGKVFIYHGSSLGVVVKPSQVLEGEAVGVKSFGYSLSGGLDVDGNHYPDLLVGSLADTAVLFRARPVLQVSHEVFIAPRAIDLEQPNCAAGHLVCVDLRVCFSYIATPSSYSPIVALDYVLDGDTDRRLRGQIPRVTFLSRGPDDPKHQSSGTVWLKHQHDRVCGDTMFQLQENVKDKLRAIVVTLSYNLQTPRLRRQAPGQGLPAVTPILNAHQSSTQRAEIHFLKQGCGEDKVCQSNLQLVRARFCARVSDSEFQPLPMDADGTTALFALSGQPVIGLELTVTNLPSDPAQPQADGDDAHEAQLLVTLPASLHYSGVRALDPAEKPLCVSNENASHVECELGNPMKRGAQVTFYLILSTSGITIETTELEVELLLATISEQELHPISVRARVFIELPLSIAGVAVPQQLFFSGVVRGESAMKSERDIGSKVKYEVTVSNQGQSLNTLGSAFLNIMWPHEIANGKWLLYPMRVELEGGQGPRRKGLCSPRPNILHLDVDSRDRRRRELEQPKQEEHPEHLEPSTSWWPVSSAEKKKNITLDCARGTANCVVFSCPLYSFDRAAVLHVWGRLWNSTFLEEYSAVKSLEVTVRANITMKSSIKNLVLRDASTVIPVMVYLDPVAVVAEGVPWWVILLAVLAGLLVLALLVLLMWKMGFFKRARYPEATVPQYHAVKIPREDRQQFKEEKTGTILRNNWGSPRREGPDAHPILAADGHPEPGSDGHPMSSTA; from the exons ATGCAGAAGGAGAGCAAGGAGAACCAGTGGTTGGGAGTCAGCGTTCGGAGTCAGGGACCTGGGGGGAAGATTGTC ACCTGCGCTCACCGGTACGAGGCGCGGCAGCGAGTGGaccagatcctggagaccagggatgtgATCGGCCGCTGCTTCGTGCTGAGCCAAGACCTGGCCGTCCACGATGAGCTGGATGGCGGGGAGTGGAAGTTCTGTGAGGGGCGCCCCCAGGGCCACGAACAGTTTGGGTTCTGCCAGCAGGGCACAGCTGCCGCCTTCTCCCCCGACAGCCACTACCTCCTCTTTGGGGCCCCCGGAACCTATAACTGGAAGG GGTTGCTCTTTGTGACCAACATTGATAGCTCAGACCCTGACCAGCTGGTGTATAAAACTTTGGATCCCGCTGACCGGCTCCCAGGACCAGCCGGAGACTTGGCCCTGAATAGCTACTTAG GTTTCTCCATTGACTCGGGGAAGGGTCTGGTGCGTGCAGAGGAGCTGAGCTTTGTGGCAGGGGCCCCCCGTGCCAACCACAAGGGAGCTGTGGTCATTCTGCGCAAAGACAGCGCCAGCCGCCTGGTGCCCGAAGTCATGCTGTCTGGGGAGCGCCTGACATCTGGCTTCGGCTACTCACTGGCTGTGGCCGATCTCAACAACGATGG CTGGACAGACCTGGTAGTGGGTGCCCCCTACTTCTTTGAGCGCCAAGAAGAGCTGGGGGGTGCTGTCTATGTGTACCTGAACCAGGGAGGTCACTGGGCTGGGGTGTCCCCTCTCCGGCTGTGTGGTTCCCCTGACTCCATGTTCGGGATCAGCCTGGCTGTCTTGGGAGACCTCAACCAAGACGGCTTTGCAG ATATTGCTGTGGGGGCTCCCTTTGATGGGGATGGGAAAGTCTTTATCTACCATGGGAGCAGCCTAGGGGTTGTCGTCAAACCTTCCCAG GTGCTGGAGGGTGAGGCTGTGGGTGTAAAGAGCTTTGGCTATTCCCTGTCGGGTGGCCTGGATGTGGATGGGAACCATTACCCGGACCTGCTGGTTGGCTCCCTGGCCGACACTGCTGTGCTCTTCAG GGCCAGACCCGTCCTTCAGGTCTCCCATGAGGTCTTCATTGCTCCCCGAGCCATTGACCTGGAGCAGCCCAACTGCGCTGCTGGCCACTTGGTCTG TGTGGACCTGAGGGTCTGTTTCAGCTACATCGCAACACCCAGCAGCTACAGCCCTATTGTGG CCCTGGATTATGTGTTAGATGGGGACACGGACAGGAGGCTCCGGGGCCAGATCCCCCGTGTGACCTTCCTGAGCCGTGGCCCAGACGACCCCAAGCACCAGTCTTCAGGCACTGTGTGGCTGAAGCACCAGCATGACCGAGTCTGTGGAGACACCATGTTCCAGCTACAG GAGAATGTCAAAGACAAGCTTCGGGCCATTGTGGTGACTCTGTCCTACAATCTTCAGACCCCGCGGCTCCGACGACAGGCTCCTGGCCAGGGGCTGCCCGCAGTGACCCCCATCCTCAATGCTCACCAGTCCAGCACACAGCGGGCAGAG ATCCACTTCCTGAAGCAAGGCTGCGGCGAGGACAAGGTCTGCCAGAGCAATCTGCAGCTGGTCCGGGCCCGGTTCTGCGCCCGGGTCAGCGACTCGGAGTTCCAGCCTCTGCCCAT GGATGCGGACGGGACAACAGCCCTGTTTGCCCTGAGTGGGCAGCCCGTCATTGGCCTGGAGCTCACGGTCACCAACCTGCCCTCGGatccagcccagccccaggctgATGGGGATGATGCTCATGAAGCCCAGCTTCTGGtcaccctccctgcctctctgcacTACTCAGGAGTCCGAGCCCTGGACCCTGCG GAGAAGCCGCTCTGCGTGTCCAACGAGAATGCCTCCCATGTGGAGTGCGAGCTGGGGAACCCCATGAAGAGAGGTGCTCAG GTCACTTTTTACCTCATCCTTAGCACCTCAGGGATCACTATTGAGACCACAGAGCTGGAAGTGGAGCTGCTGTTGGCCAC GATCAGTGAGCAGGAGCTGCACCCCATCTCCGTCCGAGCGCGTGTCTTCATTGAGCTGCCACTGTCCATTGCAGG GGTGGCTGTTCCCCAGCAGCTCTTCTTCTCTGGTGTGGTGCGCGGTGAGAGCGCCATGAAGTCTGAGCGGGATATAGGCAGCAAGGTCAAGTATGAGGTCACG GTCTCCAACCAAGGCCAGTCACTTAACACCCTGGGCTCTGCCTTCCTCAACATCATGTGGCCCCATGAGATTGCCAATGGGAAGTGGCTGCTGTACCCCATGCGAGTGGAGCTGGAGGGCGGGCAGGGGCCCAGGCGGAAGGGTCTCTGTTCCCCAAGGCCCAACATCCTCCATCTG GATGTGGACAGCAGGGATAGGAGGCGGCGGGAACTGGAGCAGCCCAAGCAGGAGGAGCATCCTGAGCATCTGGAGCCCAGCACATCCTGGTGGCCAGTGTCCTCTgctgagaagaagaaaaacatcacCCTG GACTGTGCCCGGGGCACTGCCAACTGTGTGGTGTTCAGCTGCCCTCTATATAGCTTTGACCGCGCCGCTGTGCTGCATGTGTGGGGCCGCCTCTGGAACAGCACTTTCTTGGAG GAGTACTCAGCTGTGAAGTCCCTGGAAGTGACTGTCCGAGCCAATATCACCATGAAGTCATCTATCAAGAACTTGGTGCTTAGAGATGCCTCCACAGTG ATCCCAGTGATGGTTTACCTGGACCCCGTGGCTGTGGTGGCAGAAGGAGTCCCCTGGTGGGTCATCCTCCTGGCTGTGCTGGCGGGACTACTGGTGCTGGCGCTGCTGGTGCTGCTCATGTGGAAG ATGGGATTCTTCAAGCGGGCACGGTACCCCGAGGCCACTGTGCCCCAGTACCACGCGGTGAAGATCCCGCGGGAAGACCGGCAGCAGTTCAAGGAGGAGAAGACAGGCACCATTCTGAGGAACAACTGGGGCAGCCCCCGCCGGGAGGGCCCCGATGCACACCCCATCCTGGCTGCAGATGGGCACCCTGAGCCAGGCTCCGATGGGCATCCCATGTCAAGCACCGCCTAG